ATCTGGATTACTTCTTCAAATTCTTCTGCATTTTTAACAGGATAAATTCTAAGCAGATCCAGAAGGCTTAAACGGACTTCCGGGATAGAATGTCCTGTAATCTTAGCATATTGAGCCACTACAGTTTTGAGTAAATAGCTAATATTAAGACGTTTGTGTAAAAGCTCTTCTACAGGGGCAGTAATTTTTGCCGTTTCGACCTGTTTTTTAGGATCAATACCTGTTACAGCAATAATTTCATCCACTACAGATTTGGAATTGAAAGGAATAATTCCCAACGCAGCACCAGGCTGATAGCTTAAAGCTTCCTCTGTTTCTATTTCAATGTGATAGGTTTCTTTTTCAGAGGTGATATCATTCAGATTAATAATCGCAGATACAATGCCCTGGTATTTCTTTCTTCCTGTTGAAGCTTTCTGCACTGGTATATTTTTTACACTGTTGGCAGAAGTTTTATTCACCGCTTCAAAAACATGATCAATCCAGTTTTGGGCATCCTGTTCGTAATCAATATCACATTTTTTTAATGGAATGATACGCTGTGCTCCAAGAATTTCAAATCGGGAATCTACATCTTCTCCAGTTTTACAGAACAGAGGATAGCTGCTGTCTCCCAATGCCAGAACTCCAAATTTTAAAGTACTGAGATTGATTTCATTTTCATAGATATAATCATAGAATTTCTTAGCCAATACCGGTGGATCTCCTTCTCCCTGTGTACTGATAACCACAAAGAAAAACTCTTCTTTAGCTAAGTCTTTAGGCTTATATTGGGAAAGATCGGCTAATTTAACCTGAATTCCTTTTTTCTTGATGATTCCGGCAAGAGCTGTTGCCAGTTTTTTACTGTTTCCGGTTTCTGTACCATAAGCCAGGGTGATTTTCTTAACCGTATTCTGTTCCGGTAATGTTACCTGCAAAGGAGGCTGTACCCCTGTAAGAGGAGCTCCGGCTAATCCTGCAAGGTATCCGCTTGCCCAGATAGATTCATCTCTGGAAAGATCACTGGAGATCTGTTTAAGAATATTTAATTTAGTTTCAGACAGCATATTCGAAGAAATTTTGAGTTTTTGGGACTAAGCTTCCGTTTTCAACTGATTTAAAATAAAGACCTTCCTGTTCTGCATTTTCAAGCCAGGAGAATTCTTCATGAAGATTCACAACTTTTCCAATCACTACTAACGACGGTGAGGCAAAGGCTTTATCACCAAGTGTTTTACTAAAATCCTCAAAAGATGAGGTATACACCTTTTGATAAGGAGTTGTGGCCTGTTCAATCACAGCGATTTTTTTCTCGTTGGAAATATTCAGTTCAATGAACTTTTCTACCAGACTGGCCAGGTTTCCTTTAGACATATAGAATACAAGGGTATCCTGAGTGTTAGCAAGATCTTTCCAATAGTCTTCTGTAAGAATTTCAGACTTATAATAGGTCAGAAAACGAACAGAGGTTGAATATCCTCTGGCTGTTAAAGGCATTCCGGCATAAGCAGCAGCTCCCAAAGCAGCGGTAATTCCCGGGATAATCTCAAATGGAATATGATTTTCTTTCAAAGACTGAAGTTCATCCAGAATATTAGAAAAAATAGACACATCTCCTCCTTTAAGTCTTACGACTGTTTTGTTCTGTAACGCATAGTCTACCATTAGAGTATTGATAAGTGATTGAGGGGTAGACGCATTTTTACTGCATTCTTTGCCTACATAGATAAGTTCTGTGTCTTTATTAACATAAGTCTCTAAAATTTCAGGACTTACCAAACGGTCAGCAAGAACAACGTCTGCTTTGGCAATGGCTTTTACGGCTTTTACTGTGATCAAATCAGGGCTGCCGGGCCCTGCACCGATAAGGTAAACCTTAGGTGATTTTATTGTTGTGTTCATTGAAATCGGTGTTATTTAAAGGATTTTAGAAGAGTCCTTCAATAGAAAGATACCTTTCTCCGGTATCGTAATTGATGGTAAGAATTTTAGCTCCGGGTTGGATTTCCGGTAATTGTTTTGCGATAGCGGCTAAAGCGGCTCCTGTAGAAATTCCTACAAAAAGGCCTTCTTTTTTAGCAGCATTAATGGCATATTCATAAGCTTCATCCTTCCCTACGGTAATCACTCCATCCAAAAGGGTAATATCTAAAATGGAAGGTACAAATCCGGCTCCAAGACCCTGTAATGGATGTGGTGCAGGACTTCCGCCGCTCAATACCGGAGATAATTCCGGTTCTACTGCAATGACTTTAAGGTTGGGAAGTTGTTGCTTTAATGCTTTGGCAATCCCAGTGATGTGTCCGCCCGTTCCTACTCCTGTAATCACATAATCTAATCCTTCAGGGAAATCTTTTAAAATTTCCTGAGCTGTGGTTTCAACGTGTACTTTTACGTTCGCAGGATTGTCAAATTGTCTCGGAATCCAAGAATTGGGTGTTTCTTCCGCTAATTCATTAGCTTTCTCAATAGCCCCTTTCATTCCTTTTTCTCTAGGAGTAAGCACAAATTCTGCCCCATAGGCTTCCATGATTTTACGACGCTCTATACTCATACTTTCCGGCATTACCAGAATCAGTTTATATCCTTTTACTGCAGCTACCAAAGCTAATCCTATTCCTGTATTTCCACTGGTAGGTTCTATAATGGTACTGTTTTTATTTAATAGTCCTTTTGCTTCCGCATCTTCAATCATTGCCAATGCAATTCTGTCTTTAATGCTTCCGCCTGGGTTGCTTTTTTCTAGTTTGATCCAGATTTCATGATCTGAATTGAATAAATTATTAATCTTTACAATTGGTGTATTTCCAATGGTTTCTAGTGCATTCTGAAATTTCATATCAATACAATTTTTTGTTTTTTCTGTTTTATATTACAAAGGTTAATGATTCCGGTAAGGGATTATTATCCTTTATTCTTATTTCACTTTTATTATAGACCAGGGAATTGGGTGGGACATCCTGTGTGATCCACACATTTCCTCCGATAACGCTTTCCCTGCCTATAGTTGTATTTCCACCCAAAATAGTGGCTCCTGAATAGATGATGACATGGTCTTCAATATTCGGATGTCTTTTCTGGTTGGCTTTTTCTTTGGAGACATTCAAGGCACCGAGGGTTACTCCCTGATATATTTTGACATGATCGCCAATAACGGTGGTTTCTCCGATAACAATTCCGGTTCCGTGATCGATGAAAAAATATTCTCCAATCACTGCTCCCGGATGAATGTCTATTCCTGTTTTGCTGTGTGCATATTCTGAAATAACACGAGGTAAAACAGGTACTTCCTGGTTCCAGAGCTGATGCGAAATCCTGTATACATAGGTTGCAAAATATCCGGGATACGCAAGGTATATTTCTTCCAGAGAGTCTGCTGCCGGGTCAAATTCAAGGATAGACTGTGCATCCTGAACGAGATGACCATAAATTTGTGGCAAGGCCTCAAAAAAAGCATTTACCTGCACTTCGGTAAGGTCTTTATCTCTTGTGATTGTATTAATCAGGACTGAAAGATGATCGTGCAGTTGGGCTAAATCCTGTTTCAGCTGATCAGGCGTATTGACTTCTTGTGGAAGAAACAATACTTTATACAATTCTGTTACAAAAACCTTTACTCTGGCTCTGTCAAAGAATCCATGGGTTTTATTCTGTTTGCTCTGATGAATTCTTTCTATAAAATGATGGGTAACTGACATGTTCTTTACTGAATTATGCAGGCTGCAACCGTTGAATTAGAAGTTTCATCTACCAAAATTGCAGAACCTGTTCTTTTGTTATTGATAAAACTATCATAGACCAAAGGTTGTGCCGTTCGTAGGGTTACTTTTACCACTTCATTCAGTTTGATATCCC
This Chryseobacterium sp. G0162 DNA region includes the following protein-coding sequences:
- the cysK gene encoding cysteine synthase A, giving the protein MKFQNALETIGNTPIVKINNLFNSDHEIWIKLEKSNPGGSIKDRIALAMIEDAEAKGLLNKNSTIIEPTSGNTGIGLALVAAVKGYKLILVMPESMSIERRKIMEAYGAEFVLTPREKGMKGAIEKANELAEETPNSWIPRQFDNPANVKVHVETTAQEILKDFPEGLDYVITGVGTGGHITGIAKALKQQLPNLKVIAVEPELSPVLSGGSPAPHPLQGLGAGFVPSILDITLLDGVITVGKDEAYEYAINAAKKEGLFVGISTGAALAAIAKQLPEIQPGAKILTINYDTGERYLSIEGLF
- a CDS encoding sulfite reductase flavoprotein subunit alpha gives rise to the protein MLSETKLNILKQISSDLSRDESIWASGYLAGLAGAPLTGVQPPLQVTLPEQNTVKKITLAYGTETGNSKKLATALAGIIKKKGIQVKLADLSQYKPKDLAKEEFFFVVISTQGEGDPPVLAKKFYDYIYENEINLSTLKFGVLALGDSSYPLFCKTGEDVDSRFEILGAQRIIPLKKCDIDYEQDAQNWIDHVFEAVNKTSANSVKNIPVQKASTGRKKYQGIVSAIINLNDITSEKETYHIEIETEEALSYQPGAALGIIPFNSKSVVDEIIAVTGIDPKKQVETAKITAPVEELLHKRLNISYLLKTVVAQYAKITGHSIPEVRLSLLDLLRIYPVKNAEEFEEVIQILTAQAPRLYSISSSPEAHGENEIHITVARSEFFIDHQKHNGLCSGYLSEFSEGGEVEFYIQDAGHFKLPEPDKDVIMIGPGTGIAPFRSFLWERDATGAEGKNWLFFGDRNFVSDFIYQAELQDFLKTGSLTHLDLAFSRDTAEKVYVQHKLEQKAQEVFYWLENGASVYVCGTKDPMSRDVENTLLNIIQHHGKRSQEEAVHYLEEMELNGRYAKDVY
- the epsC gene encoding serine O-acetyltransferase EpsC, with the translated sequence MSVTHHFIERIHQSKQNKTHGFFDRARVKVFVTELYKVLFLPQEVNTPDQLKQDLAQLHDHLSVLINTITRDKDLTEVQVNAFFEALPQIYGHLVQDAQSILEFDPAADSLEEIYLAYPGYFATYVYRISHQLWNQEVPVLPRVISEYAHSKTGIDIHPGAVIGEYFFIDHGTGIVIGETTVIGDHVKIYQGVTLGALNVSKEKANQKRHPNIEDHVIIYSGATILGGNTTIGRESVIGGNVWITQDVPPNSLVYNKSEIRIKDNNPLPESLTFVI
- the cobA gene encoding uroporphyrinogen-III C-methyltransferase, whose translation is MNTTIKSPKVYLIGAGPGSPDLITVKAVKAIAKADVVLADRLVSPEILETYVNKDTELIYVGKECSKNASTPQSLINTLMVDYALQNKTVVRLKGGDVSIFSNILDELQSLKENHIPFEIIPGITAALGAAAYAGMPLTARGYSTSVRFLTYYKSEILTEDYWKDLANTQDTLVFYMSKGNLASLVEKFIELNISNEKKIAVIEQATTPYQKVYTSSFEDFSKTLGDKAFASPSLVVIGKVVNLHEEFSWLENAEQEGLYFKSVENGSLVPKTQNFFEYAV